One window of Tissierellales bacterium genomic DNA carries:
- a CDS encoding HAD hydrolase family protein, with amino-acid sequence MRKAIFLDIDGTLIDCIGGIKDITPNVKNAIKNVQDKGDYVFISTGRPYALLDKNILNFGFDGFILA; translated from the coding sequence ATGAGAAAAGCAATTTTTTTAGACATAGATGGAACATTAATAGATTGTATTGGTGGAATAAAGGATATTACTCCTAATGTAAAAAATGCAATAAAAAATGTTCAAGATAAAGGTGATTATGTTTTTATATCTACAGGTAGACCATATGCACTTTTAGATAAAAATATATTAAACTTTGGATTTGATGGATTTATTTTAGCAAA